One stretch of Cololabis saira isolate AMF1-May2022 chromosome 15, fColSai1.1, whole genome shotgun sequence DNA includes these proteins:
- the LOC133460832 gene encoding LOW QUALITY PROTEIN: LIM/homeobox protein Awh-like (The sequence of the model RefSeq protein was modified relative to this genomic sequence to represent the inferred CDS: substituted 1 base at 1 genomic stop codon), which yields MMSPDERALEGLLYGSELSEEVEVVAELGGGPAPAEECVAAENVITEASSFHGEDSRQASTMVSTQEPMMCAGCGEQVFDRFFLLAAGRVWHSVCLRCSQCHCELQTQPSLYWKDGNIYCQQDYCRMFGGGQCARCFQPIPPSALVMRSGELTFHPHCFSCQECDVKLMPGNLYCMHGPNLYCQLHYHDDGGNLHXMMFYLLELGQTQVSGEGEESVSSPEPRLDDRMAGGQTRRRTKRIRTCFRREQLRALESYFAQKHNPDGKDWTCLAHKTGLPKRVLQVWFQNARAKLRRSLNSDDTQVSSPSSTLASASSSSPPACSASDQSQPFLTSTIDQLQLSLLTAPISQRPGSPGINQPSHQHLQSPAFFLDFDSQNASGCMSSLETHEDFREPEKEDDQNNFRSQYC from the exons ATGATGTCTCCAGACGAGCGAGCCCTGGAGGGCCTGCTGTACGGCAGCGAGCTCAgcgaggaggtggaggtggtggcagAGCTGGGGGGAGGCCCGGCACCGGCCGAGGAGTGTGTTGCTGCGGAAAACGTGATCACGGAAGCTTCTTCTTTTCATGGAGAGGACTCCAGACAA GCTTCGACGATGGTGTCCACGCAGGAACCGATGATGTGTGCCGGATGTGGCGAGCAGGTGTTCGACCGTTTTTTCCTGCTGGCCGCGGGGAGGGTTTGGCACAGCGTCTGCCTCCGCTGCAGTCAGTGTCACTGCGAGCTGCAGACGCAGCCCTCCCTGTACTGGAAGGACGGGAACATCTACTGCCAGCAGGACTACTGCAG GATGTTTGGAGGTGGTCAGTGTGCTCGCTGCTTCCAGCCAATCCCGCCTTCTGCTTTGGTCATGCGGTCTGGAGAGCTCACCTTCCACCCCCACTGCTTCTCCTGCCAG GAATGTGATGTGAAATTAATGCCAGGGAACTTGTACTGCATGCACGGACCAAACCTTTACTGTCAGTTGCACTATCATGATGACGGGGGAAACCTCCA CTAAATGATGTTTTATTTGCTAGAGTTGGGTCAGACCCAGGTTTCAGGTGAAGGGGAGGAGTCCGTCAGCAGTCCAGAGCCGCGGCTGGACGACAGGATGGCGGGTGGGCAGACCCGCCGGCGGACCAAGCGAATCCGAACGTGCTTCCGCAGGGAGCAGCTAAGAGCTCTGGAGTCCTATTTTGCACAGAAACACAACCCCGACGGCAAAGACTGGACCTGTCTCGCACACAAGACCGGCCTCCCCAAGAGGGTCCTGCAG GTGTGGTTTCAGAACGCTCGGGCCAAACTCAGGCGATCGCTCAACTCCGATGACACCCAGGTCAGTTCTCCCTCCTCCACGCTGGCCTCGGCGAGCAGCTCCTCGCCGCCGGCTTGCTCGGCGTCCGACCAATCGCAGCCGTTCCTCACCAGCACCATCGACCAGCTGCAGCTGTCCCTGCTCACGGCTCCGATCAGCCAACGTCCTGGGAGCCCGGGGATCAACCAACCATCGCATCAACATCTTCAAAGTCCCGCTTTCTTCCTGGACTTTGATTCCCAGAATGCATCTGGGTGCATGTCCTCTCTGGAGACCCACGAGGACTTCAGGGAGCCAGAGAAGGAAGACGATCAGAACAATTTTAGATCTCAATATTGCTAG
- the qrfp gene encoding uncharacterized protein qrfp — translation MKLSLHLGASQLTFLSLTLLFPIPPTATTHRQPVPALQATADRRDLESTLQHLYSALKDPGETKPLPERNQDQEKERDEPWAEEMLLRAQRRDLMDLAESLFPGDNSVESMHYPGGEEGLKRNDALTSFAGGLQAVSREKGGFGFRFGRKRWTKRGWRDGEEGSDDSK, via the coding sequence ATGAAGCTGTCTCTCCATCTCGGTGCTTCACAGCTCACCTTCCTCTCCCTCACCCTCCTCTTCCCCATCCCACCGACCGCCACCACGCACCGCCAGCCAGTCCCTGCCCTTCAGGCCACGGCGGACAGACGAGACCTGGAGTCGACGCTGCAGCACCTCTACTCTGCCCTGAAGGATCCGGGGGAAACCAAACCTCTGCCAGAGAGGAATCAGGACCAGGAGAAGGAGAGGGACGAGCCCTGGGCGGAGGAGATGCTGCTGAGGGCGCAGAGGAGAGACCTCATGGACCTGGCGGAGTCTCTGTTTCCCGGGGATAACTCTGTGGAGAGCATGCACTATCCGGGAGGAGAAGAAGGGCTGAAGAGAAACGACGCTCTCACCTCCTTTGCTGGAGGCCTCCAAGCTGTCAGCCGTGAGAAAGGAGGATTTGGCTTCCGATTTGGGAGAAAAAGGTGGACAAAAAGGGGATGGAGGGACGGAGAAGAGGGTAGTGACGACAGCAAATGA